A portion of the Stella humosa genome contains these proteins:
- the fabZ gene encoding 3-hydroxyacyl-ACP dehydratase FabZ, with amino-acid sequence MDGKEAAVNGLTIDIERVMAMIPHRYPFLMIDRVVDVVANEGCVGVKNVSINEPFFQGHFPTRPVMPGVLIIEAMAQTSAVLVVHTLGAASEGKLVYFMSVDGARFRKPVVPGDQLRVHVRKERSRGNVWKFSAEAKVDGHLVAEATYAAMILD; translated from the coding sequence ATGGACGGCAAGGAGGCTGCGGTCAACGGATTGACCATCGACATCGAGCGCGTGATGGCGATGATCCCGCACCGCTATCCATTTCTCATGATCGACCGGGTGGTCGACGTGGTGGCGAACGAAGGCTGCGTCGGGGTCAAGAACGTCTCGATCAACGAGCCGTTCTTCCAGGGCCATTTTCCGACCAGGCCGGTGATGCCGGGGGTCCTGATCATCGAGGCGATGGCCCAGACGTCGGCCGTGCTGGTGGTCCACACCCTGGGTGCTGCCTCGGAAGGCAAGCTCGTCTACTTCATGTCGGTCGATGGCGCGCGCTTCCGCAAGCCGGTCGTCCCGGGCGATCAACTGCGCGTCCATGTCCGCAAGGAACGCAGCCGCGGCAACGTGTGGAAGTTCTCTGCCGAAGCCAAGGTGGACGGCCATCTTGTCGCCGAGGCCACCTATGCAGCCATGATTCTCGACTAG
- the lpxB gene encoding lipid-A-disaccharide synthase yields the protein MTEPVPTIFLVAAEPSGDAIGGRLMAALSRRLDGRVAFDGIGGERMAAAGLASRVPLSALSLFGVFEVLPQALRILRLVRDTAAAIVAARPAAVVTIDSSGFNFRLARQLRQQGYKGPLIHYVAPQLWAWWRPAKARSLRRWYDRVLALFPFEPEFFRGHGIECRFVGHPAIEEGFGRAPDPTFRARYGIAADAPVLAVLPGSRGSEIKRLLPIFAVAVAELGRRIPGLHVVLPTVPTVADRVEQAVAGWPLPVAIVRAPGDKPAAFAASDAALAASGTVTLELALSGTPFVVGYSVNAATAWLVRRKVRVRYATMVNLLMDRAIAPELLQDDCTPTALVSALLPLLTDPTARAAQRRDLATAIGLLGGGEEAPSERAAAAILELVSAPRS from the coding sequence GTGACGGAGCCGGTTCCCACCATCTTCCTGGTGGCGGCCGAGCCATCGGGGGATGCCATCGGCGGGCGGCTGATGGCGGCCCTGTCACGCCGGCTGGACGGCCGCGTCGCCTTCGACGGCATCGGCGGCGAGCGCATGGCGGCGGCCGGGCTGGCCAGCCGCGTGCCCTTGTCGGCGCTGTCGCTCTTCGGCGTGTTCGAGGTGCTGCCCCAGGCCCTGCGCATCCTGCGTCTGGTGCGCGACACGGCCGCGGCCATCGTGGCCGCCCGGCCGGCGGCGGTCGTCACCATCGATTCCTCCGGCTTCAACTTCCGCCTGGCCCGGCAGTTGCGCCAGCAGGGCTACAAGGGCCCGCTGATCCACTATGTGGCTCCGCAGCTCTGGGCCTGGTGGCGACCGGCCAAGGCACGCTCGCTGCGGCGCTGGTACGATCGGGTGCTGGCGCTGTTCCCGTTCGAGCCGGAGTTCTTCCGCGGGCATGGCATCGAATGCCGCTTCGTCGGCCATCCGGCGATCGAGGAGGGATTCGGCCGCGCGCCGGACCCGACTTTCCGCGCCCGCTACGGCATTGCGGCCGATGCGCCCGTCCTGGCCGTCCTGCCGGGCAGCCGCGGGTCGGAGATCAAGCGGTTGCTGCCGATCTTTGCCGTGGCCGTGGCCGAACTCGGCCGCCGTATTCCGGGCCTCCATGTTGTGCTGCCGACGGTGCCGACGGTGGCCGACCGGGTCGAGCAGGCCGTCGCGGGCTGGCCGCTGCCGGTTGCCATCGTGCGGGCACCGGGCGACAAGCCGGCAGCCTTCGCCGCAAGCGATGCCGCACTGGCGGCATCCGGCACGGTCACGCTGGAACTGGCGCTGAGCGGCACGCCCTTCGTCGTCGGCTACAGCGTCAATGCGGCGACGGCTTGGCTGGTGCGCCGCAAGGTGCGGGTGCGCTATGCCACCATGGTCAACCTGCTGATGGATCGCGCGATCGCGCCGGAACTGCTACAGGACGATTGCACGCCGACGGCCCTGGTGTCCGCCCTGCTGCCGCTGCTGACCGATCCGACGGCCCGCGCGGCCCAGCGACGCGACCTGGCAACCGCGATCGGCCTGCTGGGCGGCGGCGAGGAGGCACCGAGCGAGCGGGCGGCGGCGGCGATCCTCGAACTGGTCAGCGCGCCGCGGTCTTGA
- the lpxD gene encoding UDP-3-O-(3-hydroxymyristoyl)glucosamine N-acyltransferase, whose product MADQRFHRRAGPWTLDDLARLTGADARPGQRGDLFHDVAAVAEAEAGDVIFVEDRRYLDALGLSAGGACFLHPDVVGRAPAGMALLVTRAPQRAFAIAAAAFHPPDPVAAGISPLAFVDATAEIDHGCEIAAGAHVGAGARIAAGVVIGPNAVVGRGCSIGADSRIGAGASVSHAVIGCRVTLYPGVRIGQDGFGVVPGRDAHVKMPQLGRVIVHDDVEIGANSTIDRGTIGDTIIGPGCFIDNLVQIGHNVRLGRGCIIAALVGISGSTVLGDNVMVGGQVGMSGHIRIGDGCRIAAQSGVMRDLPDGSTVGGTPAIPLPEFLRQSALLRRMTKGKGA is encoded by the coding sequence ATGGCCGATCAACGTTTTCACCGGCGTGCCGGTCCGTGGACCCTGGATGATCTTGCCCGGTTGACCGGCGCCGATGCACGGCCGGGTCAGCGGGGCGATCTTTTCCACGATGTGGCCGCGGTCGCCGAGGCCGAGGCCGGCGACGTGATCTTCGTCGAGGATCGCCGCTACCTGGATGCGCTCGGACTGTCCGCAGGGGGCGCCTGCTTCCTCCACCCCGATGTCGTCGGTCGCGCGCCGGCCGGCATGGCGCTGCTGGTCACCCGGGCGCCGCAGCGGGCATTCGCGATCGCGGCGGCAGCCTTTCATCCCCCCGACCCCGTTGCGGCCGGCATATCGCCGCTGGCGTTCGTCGACGCGACGGCCGAGATCGACCACGGCTGCGAGATCGCGGCCGGCGCCCATGTCGGCGCCGGCGCCCGGATCGCGGCCGGCGTGGTCATCGGCCCCAACGCCGTCGTCGGCCGCGGCTGCAGCATCGGCGCGGACAGCCGTATCGGCGCCGGTGCCAGCGTCAGCCACGCGGTGATCGGATGCCGGGTGACGTTGTACCCTGGCGTGCGCATCGGTCAGGACGGGTTCGGCGTGGTACCCGGCCGGGACGCGCATGTGAAGATGCCGCAACTCGGCCGCGTCATCGTCCATGACGATGTGGAGATCGGCGCCAACAGCACGATCGATCGCGGGACGATCGGCGACACGATCATCGGCCCTGGCTGTTTCATTGATAATCTGGTGCAGATCGGGCACAACGTCCGCCTCGGTCGCGGATGCATCATCGCCGCCCTGGTCGGTATATCGGGCAGTACCGTCCTTGGCGACAATGTGATGGTGGGCGGCCAGGTGGGCATGTCGGGACATATCCGGATCGGTGACGGCTGCCGGATCGCGGCGCAGAGCGGCGTGATGCGGGATCTTCCCGATGGCTCGACCGTCGGCGGAACACCGGCGATTCCGCTGCCGGAGTTCCTTCGGCAGAGCGCCCTGCTTCGCCGGATGACGAAAGGGAAAGGCGCTTAG
- a CDS encoding Gfo/Idh/MocA family protein — MPQPVRCAVIGAGHIGRFHAEKYARHPSARLVAVIDPDPVRADQVARPHGAAPWPDAARLAGQVDAVSICAPTPFHFAIARDCIAAGIHVLVEKPIAVTLEEADAMIAQADARGVVLQVGHLERFSMAGLGYAAVIDDPVFVDARRLTPFRGRGADVSVVLDLMIHDIDLVTAIVRAPVVAASAFGRRVVSDSEDVAAAQLRFANGAAATLLASRVSPQAERSLRVLQGSGEVAIDLQGRRLSATRASVRGDAPTTIEAAQPDADPLGAQIDSFLACIATAGRPVVGGPDGRAALATALAVIQSIRSDGAAVPIEKSHV; from the coding sequence ATGCCCCAACCCGTTCGCTGCGCCGTCATCGGTGCCGGACATATCGGCCGCTTCCATGCCGAGAAATATGCCCGCCACCCATCGGCCAGGCTGGTCGCCGTCATCGACCCCGATCCCGTCCGCGCCGACCAGGTGGCCCGCCCTCATGGTGCGGCCCCCTGGCCCGACGCGGCCCGGCTGGCGGGACAGGTGGACGCGGTCAGCATCTGCGCGCCGACGCCATTCCATTTCGCGATCGCGCGCGACTGCATCGCGGCCGGCATCCATGTCCTGGTCGAGAAGCCGATCGCCGTCACGCTGGAAGAGGCCGACGCCATGATCGCCCAGGCCGACGCCCGCGGCGTCGTCCTGCAGGTCGGCCACCTGGAGCGCTTCTCGATGGCGGGGCTGGGCTATGCCGCGGTGATCGACGACCCGGTCTTCGTCGACGCCCGCCGCCTGACCCCGTTCCGCGGCCGCGGCGCCGATGTCAGCGTCGTGCTCGACCTGATGATCCACGACATCGACCTGGTGACGGCCATCGTCCGCGCCCCGGTGGTAGCCGCATCCGCCTTCGGCCGCCGGGTCGTGTCGGACAGCGAGGACGTGGCCGCGGCCCAACTGCGCTTCGCCAACGGGGCGGCCGCCACGCTGCTCGCCAGCCGCGTCAGCCCCCAGGCCGAGCGCAGCCTGCGCGTGCTCCAGGGGTCGGGCGAGGTCGCCATCGACTTGCAAGGCCGCCGCCTGTCGGCCACCCGCGCCTCGGTCCGGGGCGATGCGCCGACGACGATCGAGGCGGCCCAGCCCGACGCCGATCCGCTGGGTGCGCAGATCGATTCCTTCCTCGCCTGCATCGCCACCGCCGGCCGGCCCGTCGTGGGCGGCCCCGACGGCCGGGCGGCGCTGGCGACCGCGCTGGCCGTCATCCAGTCCATCCGCAGCGACGGCGCCGCCGTCCCGATCGAGAAGAGCCATGTCTGA
- a CDS encoding LpxI family protein, producing MAGKLGIIAGSGPLPRQAAAACRDDGRPYFILGLDGETEAETLACGPSAMVRMGAIGTALDLLRRNGVEEVVMVGRVRRPGLAALRPDWTGTRLLARIGIRAAGDDGLLSAIVAELEREGFRVVGIDQILASLLIATGPLGRHRPDDVADTDIARGREVATALGRLDVGQGVVVQAGTILAIEAVEGTDAMLDRAAALRLPGPGGVLVKMKKPQQERRVDLPTIGEATVARAAAAGLSGIAVEAGGALVVDRAAVVAAADAAGLFLVGIPPLPAA from the coding sequence ATGGCGGGTAAGCTCGGCATCATCGCCGGCAGCGGGCCGCTGCCGAGGCAGGCGGCCGCCGCCTGCCGGGACGACGGACGACCCTATTTCATCCTGGGCCTGGACGGCGAGACCGAGGCCGAGACGCTGGCCTGCGGGCCAAGCGCCATGGTCCGAATGGGGGCGATCGGCACCGCGCTCGACCTGTTGCGCCGCAACGGGGTGGAGGAGGTCGTGATGGTCGGCCGCGTCCGCCGGCCCGGCTTGGCCGCGCTCCGGCCCGACTGGACCGGCACCCGGCTGTTGGCGCGCATCGGCATCCGCGCAGCCGGGGACGACGGTCTGCTGTCGGCCATCGTGGCCGAACTGGAGCGCGAGGGATTCCGGGTGGTCGGAATCGACCAGATCCTGGCCAGCCTGCTGATCGCGACCGGCCCGCTGGGTCGCCACCGGCCCGACGACGTTGCCGATACCGACATTGCCCGTGGCCGTGAGGTGGCGACGGCGCTTGGCCGCCTCGATGTCGGCCAGGGCGTCGTCGTGCAGGCCGGGACGATCCTGGCGATCGAGGCCGTGGAGGGCACCGATGCCATGTTGGACCGCGCGGCCGCCCTGCGACTGCCGGGCCCCGGGGGCGTGCTGGTCAAGATGAAGAAGCCGCAGCAGGAGCGCCGGGTCGACCTGCCGACGATCGGCGAGGCGACCGTGGCCCGCGCGGCCGCGGCCGGCCTGTCCGGCATAGCCGTGGAAGCTGGCGGCGCGCTCGTCGTCGACCGCGCGGCAGTGGTGGCCGCTGCCGACGCGGCCGGGTTGTTCCTGGTTGGCATCCCGCCCTTGCCGGCTGCGTGA
- a CDS encoding DegT/DnrJ/EryC1/StrS family aminotransferase → MSDTIPAPIPFVDIPGQVRRLRDRIDARVRRVLDHGQFILGPEVRELEQALSDYVGGAHVVTTGSGHDAILMGLMAEGIGPGDAVFVPAFTFVSTAEAVASVGAVPIFVDVDEHSFTMDPLDLERRIAKVRRDGTWRPRAVMPVDIFGMPADYAALGAVAGAAGLFLLSDAAQSFGGTIGNQRVGRLAHATMTSFFPAKPLGAAGDGGALFTDDPARADTYRRLRNHGQDARGECLSVGLTGRLDTLQAAILLVKLEAFPDDLIRREAAARRYDAALARHVAVPHRPADTTCAWALYTILSDRRDAIRAALAAENIPSRVYYEQALHLHAAFAASSEGPGSLPVTERLGQRNLSLPIHAELDAATIDRITAIVAAAAG, encoded by the coding sequence ATGTCTGACACAATCCCCGCCCCCATCCCGTTCGTCGATATCCCGGGCCAGGTCCGCCGCCTGCGCGACCGCATCGACGCGCGCGTCCGCCGGGTGCTCGACCATGGCCAATTCATCCTGGGGCCGGAGGTGCGCGAACTGGAGCAGGCGCTGTCCGACTATGTCGGCGGCGCCCATGTGGTGACGACCGGCAGCGGCCACGATGCCATCCTGATGGGGCTGATGGCCGAAGGCATCGGCCCGGGCGATGCCGTGTTCGTGCCGGCCTTCACCTTCGTGTCCACTGCCGAGGCGGTGGCATCGGTCGGTGCCGTACCGATCTTCGTCGACGTCGACGAACACAGCTTCACCATGGACCCGCTCGACCTGGAGCGGCGCATCGCCAAGGTGCGCCGCGACGGCACCTGGCGGCCGCGCGCGGTGATGCCCGTCGACATCTTCGGGATGCCGGCCGACTATGCGGCGCTGGGCGCGGTTGCCGGGGCGGCCGGGCTGTTCCTGCTGTCGGACGCCGCGCAGAGCTTCGGCGGCACGATCGGCAACCAGCGCGTCGGCCGCCTGGCCCATGCCACCATGACCAGCTTCTTCCCGGCCAAGCCGCTGGGGGCGGCCGGCGACGGTGGCGCCCTCTTCACCGACGATCCCGCCCGCGCCGACACCTATCGCCGGCTGCGCAACCACGGCCAGGATGCCCGGGGCGAGTGCCTGTCGGTCGGCCTGACCGGTCGGCTCGACACGCTCCAGGCGGCGATCCTGCTGGTGAAGCTCGAGGCCTTCCCCGACGACCTGATCCGCCGCGAGGCCGCCGCGCGCCGGTACGACGCGGCTCTGGCCCGCCATGTCGCGGTGCCCCATCGCCCGGCCGACACCACTTGCGCCTGGGCGCTCTACACCATCCTGTCGGACCGCCGCGATGCCATTCGCGCGGCGCTGGCGGCCGAGAACATCCCGAGCCGGGTCTATTACGAGCAGGCCCTCCACCTGCATGCGGCGTTCGCCGCCTCGTCCGAGGGGCCGGGCTCGTTGCCGGTGACCGAGCGGCTGGGCCAGCGCAACCTGTCGCTGCCGATCCATGCCGAGCTGGATGCCGCCACCATCGACCGGATCACCGCCATCGTCGCGGCCGCGGCCGGCTGA
- a CDS encoding MFS transporter, which yields MAASRQALLLVPTLGLVYVASQFYRATNAVIAPDLMRELHLSSDAMGMLTGAFFFAFALAQIPVGVLLDRYGPRRTNMGLLLVAAAGALVFAGSTSVEGLIAGRILLGIGSSGVLMGSIMIFARWFPPDRLASAISVMVAVGAGGIILATWPLALAVQAIGWRSTFVGAAIVTACLVPLLVFLVRDGPPGWQPAGGRTEPLGAILRGLPRVWRIPPIKYFFAVHLTTLSAVLTVLGLWGGPYLADVHGLDAVGRGRILLAMSIASIAGNLSYGPLDRIFDTRKRLVLCGGSVTICVLSTLALLQAPPLWAATLLFMALAFGGSITIILQTHSRGLLPDNMAGRGLTVLNMSTMLGVALGQTMSGVIVGAFPAVDGAYPEAAYRCVFAYLACVLVLGLLAYTRVADVRPSDQRLKTAAR from the coding sequence GTGGCCGCCAGTCGGCAGGCGCTGCTGCTCGTCCCGACGCTGGGTCTGGTCTATGTCGCCAGCCAGTTCTACCGGGCCACCAACGCGGTCATCGCACCCGACCTGATGCGCGAGCTGCATTTGTCGTCGGATGCGATGGGGATGCTGACGGGCGCCTTCTTCTTCGCCTTCGCCCTGGCGCAGATCCCGGTTGGCGTGCTGCTCGATCGCTACGGTCCCAGGCGGACCAACATGGGGCTGCTGCTGGTGGCGGCCGCGGGCGCGCTCGTCTTCGCGGGCAGCACGTCGGTCGAGGGGCTGATCGCCGGGCGCATCCTGCTCGGCATCGGCTCGTCGGGCGTGCTGATGGGCTCGATCATGATCTTCGCCCGCTGGTTCCCGCCAGACCGGCTGGCGTCGGCCATCAGCGTCATGGTGGCGGTGGGTGCCGGCGGGATCATCCTCGCCACCTGGCCGCTCGCGCTGGCGGTGCAGGCAATCGGCTGGCGATCGACGTTCGTCGGCGCCGCCATAGTCACCGCCTGCCTAGTGCCGCTGCTGGTGTTCCTGGTGCGGGACGGCCCGCCCGGCTGGCAGCCGGCGGGTGGCCGGACGGAGCCGCTGGGCGCCATCCTGCGCGGCCTGCCGCGGGTCTGGCGCATCCCCCCCATCAAGTACTTTTTCGCCGTCCACCTGACGACCCTGTCGGCGGTGCTGACGGTGCTGGGCCTGTGGGGCGGCCCCTATCTGGCCGACGTGCACGGGCTGGATGCGGTCGGCCGCGGCCGCATCCTGCTGGCCATGAGCATCGCCTCGATCGCCGGCAACCTGTCCTACGGCCCGCTCGACCGGATCTTCGACACGCGCAAGCGGCTGGTGCTGTGCGGCGGCTCCGTCACCATCTGTGTGCTGTCGACGCTGGCCCTGCTCCAGGCGCCACCCCTGTGGGCCGCCACCCTGCTGTTCATGGCACTCGCCTTCGGCGGCTCCATCACCATCATCCTGCAGACGCACAGCCGCGGCCTCCTGCCCGACAACATGGCCGGCCGCGGCCTGACGGTCCTCAACATGTCGACGATGCTGGGGGTGGCGCTGGGGCAGACGATGTCGGGCGTCATCGTCGGCGCCTTCCCGGCCGTCGACGGCGCCTATCCCGAGGCCGCCTATCGCTGCGTCTTCGCCTACCTCGCCTGTGTTCTGGTACTGGGCCTGCTGGCCTACACGCGCGTGGCCGACGTCCGCCCGAGCGACCAGCGGCTCAAGACCGCGGCGCGCTGA
- the gloA gene encoding lactoylglutathione lyase yields MLRVYDLDRSLTFYTEQLGMKLLRKKDYPTGEFTLAFVGYGDESGNTVLELTHNWGQKEPYTIGNAFGHIAIGVADIYGVCDRMATAGVKIPRPPGPMKHGGSVIAFVEDPDGYKIELIQKG; encoded by the coding sequence ATGCTGCGCGTGTACGACCTCGACCGCTCGCTCACCTTCTACACCGAGCAGCTCGGGATGAAGCTGCTGCGCAAGAAGGACTATCCGACGGGCGAGTTCACGCTGGCCTTCGTCGGCTATGGCGACGAGAGCGGCAACACCGTCCTCGAGTTGACCCACAACTGGGGTCAGAAGGAGCCCTACACGATCGGCAATGCCTTCGGCCATATCGCCATCGGCGTCGCCGACATCTATGGCGTGTGCGACCGCATGGCCACTGCCGGCGTCAAGATTCCGCGGCCTCCCGGCCCGATGAAGCATGGCGGCAGCGTCATCGCCTTCGTCGAGGACCCGGACGGCTACAAGATCGAGCTGATCCAGAAGGGTTGA
- a CDS encoding OmpH family outer membrane protein has protein sequence MMQFGYLRAAAAAAILGAAVAMTAVPAAAQQLPAPIIMIVDIQGVQQGSKAFKNIQAQMQTHRQSFQKEISDQEGQLRGAEQELQRQRTVLSPEAFGAKQREFQERVNNVQRNAQARRRQLEEGFNEAMQQVQRQLLQVVGKLAEERGATVVLPKTLVVLVDKRFDQSDEALKRLDAAITQVSVKLPAKK, from the coding sequence ATGATGCAGTTTGGTTACCTGCGCGCGGCCGCGGCCGCCGCGATCCTGGGGGCGGCCGTCGCCATGACGGCCGTGCCCGCCGCGGCCCAGCAACTGCCGGCCCCGATCATCATGATCGTCGACATCCAGGGCGTGCAGCAGGGTTCGAAGGCGTTCAAGAACATCCAGGCGCAGATGCAGACGCACCGCCAGTCGTTCCAGAAGGAGATCAGCGACCAGGAAGGGCAGCTCCGCGGCGCCGAGCAGGAGTTGCAGCGCCAGCGTACCGTCCTGTCGCCCGAGGCCTTCGGCGCCAAGCAGCGCGAGTTCCAGGAGCGGGTCAATAACGTGCAGCGCAACGCGCAGGCCCGCCGCCGCCAGCTTGAGGAAGGCTTCAACGAGGCGATGCAGCAGGTGCAGCGCCAGCTCCTCCAGGTCGTCGGCAAGCTGGCCGAGGAGCGGGGGGCCACGGTCGTGCTGCCCAAGACCTTGGTCGTGCTGGTCGACAAGCGCTTCGACCAGTCGGACGAGGCCCTGAAGCGCCTCGACGCCGCGATCACCCAGGTCAGCGTGAAGCTGCCGGCCAAGAAGTAG
- the lpxA gene encoding acyl-ACP--UDP-N-acetylglucosamine O-acyltransferase, whose translation MTQIHPMAVVAPGAELGAGVTIGPFCCVGENVRLGDGVSLVSHVVVEGHTTIGAGTRVFPFAALGLPPQHLRYKGERVTLDIGSNNQIREHVTMHPGTPLGTGATRVGDNGLFMVGTHVAHDCAIGNHVILANNATLGGHVHVDDHAYLGGLCAIHQFVRIGHHAMIGGMSGVESDVIPYGSVMGDRGRLSGLNVVGLKRHGFSREDVHRLRSAYRLLFAQEGTMAERLVDVAELFEDHPPVMDIVNFIREDSTRSICQPRANGG comes from the coding sequence ATGACCCAGATTCATCCGATGGCCGTCGTGGCCCCGGGCGCCGAACTTGGTGCCGGCGTCACGATCGGCCCGTTCTGCTGCGTCGGCGAGAATGTCCGGCTTGGCGACGGCGTCTCGCTCGTTTCTCATGTCGTGGTCGAAGGCCATACGACCATCGGTGCTGGCACCCGGGTCTTTCCCTTCGCCGCCCTTGGCTTGCCGCCGCAGCACCTGCGCTACAAGGGCGAGCGGGTTACGCTCGACATCGGCAGCAACAACCAGATCCGCGAGCATGTGACCATGCATCCGGGCACGCCGCTTGGCACCGGCGCCACCCGCGTCGGCGACAACGGCCTGTTCATGGTCGGCACGCATGTCGCCCATGACTGCGCCATCGGCAACCACGTCATCTTGGCAAACAACGCGACCCTGGGCGGGCACGTCCATGTCGACGACCATGCCTATCTGGGCGGCCTCTGCGCCATCCATCAGTTCGTGCGCATCGGCCACCATGCGATGATCGGCGGCATGTCGGGGGTGGAGAGCGACGTCATCCCGTACGGCTCGGTGATGGGCGATCGCGGGCGCCTGTCCGGACTGAACGTCGTCGGCTTGAAGCGGCACGGTTTCTCCCGGGAGGACGTGCACCGGCTGCGCAGCGCCTATCGGCTGCTCTTCGCGCAGGAAGGCACGATGGCCGAGCGGCTGGTCGATGTGGCCGAGCTGTTCGAGGACCACCCGCCGGTCATGGATATCGTGAATTTCATCCGCGAGGATTCGACCCGCTCGATCTGCCAGCCGCGGGCGAATGGCGGGTAA